One Glycine max cultivar Williams 82 chromosome 1, Glycine_max_v4.0, whole genome shotgun sequence genomic window, TATGGTTTTATGCCAGTAACAACTTGAGGAGTTAACAGTGTAAACCAAAGAACAATTTATTGCATAAAGAAAAGCCATCACAAGTTAGAAATCACCATATGCTACCCTAAAATGCTCCTTTTGTCTACAGTCACACGAACACACATTAAACCACACTTCAGACTTGAGCTAAGAAAGCCAATTGAGGGTCGTCACTCATCACCCCAAGTTAACCTATATATAAAATGGAATGTGTATTGAAATTATGCTTATTTTGCAATAAGTAACCAgtttttctcattatttttgttttctcctaATTGCcgaattaaattgtaaaaactGGCGAGTGGTGAGCATGAATATGTAAGCAAGTAAAATTTATTCCAGATACAGATTAATAAAAGAACTAACAATTACAGTGGTTTCAAACCCTTGCACTGCAAGTCCAACCACACCACTTTTTTTAAGTTCAAGAGGTTTCTTCATTGTAAGAAAATGTCCTAATGGGTGTCACTCATTGTTAGGACTGTTAATAGTTTTTAACATTTGCTAGTGAGTAAGAGAGTTGTTGATATCTGTTGGTTTGTTGGGCTgagatagagaaaaattaatGCAGATTGCCTATAAATTTGAAGGAAGGTTGAGAAATCATCTTGTCATTTGTGAGAGGGTTAGGGGCTTAGGGCACTGGGAGGTGCAGACCGTTGGAAGTTCTGCAGTGCTGTAATTAGGGGAGACTTTCCATACTTTATGAGTTAACAAGAGTGTGGAAACGTGGACTGAAGTAATCGGACAGGGTAAACAGAGGGCCTAAATCATATGGATTTAAAAAGCGGTGCACAACAGCCAGCTCCAAAACTGCTAGGGTTTATACTATAAGCTAAGCACACACGAGCTAACAGATGCCAAGGAacattaaggaaaaaaaatcaaaatagtgACCTCTTTCAAAAGTAGGGAAACACCTTGAGAAAACAGAACAGGTGAGGCAACACTGCCAcatcagaaaacaaaaacagaatgaaacaaagaagagagaaaacacAATATAGAGATGCTGAGGTGGAAAAAAGAACAGATGCCTCTCATGAAGAGACCAAAAGGAAGTTGTGGAGTGATGCATAAAAGAGGTTGGGTCAGAGACAACACCGGACCAGAGTGCTGCAAGCTGGCCAGAAACACTGCTGGAGAGCTGGGTCAGTGTAAGGAGTCTTATCAAATCAGAAAAACGTGCTTTCTGATGTAAAACATCAGGAAATGGCTTCTTCAATGATGCATAAAACAAGATGGCATGGTAAATGGGGGATTTTGCCGTGTGTAAGAACAGGGCAGAAGTAGCAAGCACCATAATTTTCCAGGATAGCAGGAACGATTGGAAGCTGCTTTTCTGACTACCTCAAAACACTCTGCAAAAGTAGATTAACAGGGGCCTGAGGCACTCTGCATCCTTCCTCCACAATAGTCGCAACTATGATATGTATTGGTCTCTAAGTCTAACTAATAATAAACTCCTTTAAAGAAGGTAACTTTTGAAAAAGGCATGTACCTAAAGACATGCTACAATATATGAAGCAGCCAACCCATAATACCAAAGTAAAAACAATCAAGAACAAGGAAATCAACTGTCCATTTTAATCCTTATGATCCAGCACAAAAAAATATCTCCTTTTCAGAAATAGATAACATGCAATTATAAAAGTAATCAGACAAATACAatggtttcttttcttcatGAAAAAATTAGGCCTTTTATGGCCTTATCAATCACAAATAGCCTCAGTAATTTCACCAACAAAAGCAAAGCACATGATAACATCAATtataacatatatttgaactaaaTATAGAAGAGCCTATAGTaagaaatttcatgaaaatgtaCTAGTCTGGCACCCGAACAGCATACCTTTGTTTTAAATAGCACATAAGCAATACCCTTTCCAACATTAAGATGAGGATCTCGAACAACTCTGATAGCTTCTATACTTGATTCCAGGTTGGATATACCACAAAATAACTTGTAAAGCTCTTCATCCTGCAGAAAAGGATCACATGTAAGATCCATTAGACAACAGTGATGCAATTCTGTGAcctcaaatataaaaactatCTATCAGAAGCACACCTTCACATCAAATGGGAGGTTGCCCACAAAAACAGTTCTCTTATTATCATAAAGTGGAGTGCTCTCCCCTTTATGTTTCTTGCGGGGTGGGCATGCCCTATCAACACGAATGTGATTTCCTTCAACCTATAGCCAGAtgaataaacaataatatttaaaaactgTCAACAGCAAACCTTCACAAAAGAACACCATATTTAATTGTGATCCAATCCAACCCAACTTAGAGAAACAAGGGAATACCAGTGACATGTTGTGTGCCAAAGAAGCCTGTGCCGATTGCtctgttttgaaaacaatgtacGCATGAACACTGCAAAGATCACAATATTTGTCAATTAGAAACACATGAAAAGGTATCCTTTACACGGAAAAAACTCCTATTCTTATCAAACTGACTACAAGTCTCTTGACCACTGAACAAAAAACCATATTTGCAGAATATAATACATGAAATGAGTGTTTACAGCTCtccttaaaatgaaataaagaaataaaagcaAACGTAATGATTTCTCCAAGCCCAAAACGAACAGGTTTTACCATTCTATTGAATCCATAGAATCATTTCAAATCAAATGACATATACAAAATAACCGCATTCTCTACAAACAATTaacaatattttcattaatcatTCGATTCAGAACCATTACCTATCAGCAgcatcatttattttcttcgCAAGGATAGCTCCCTTCCTAGGTTTCTTGGTCTAGTTCATCACGTAAAAAGGAACAAACAAACATGAAGTTATTATCCcaaaaataaagaagtaaatcCAAAACTCATTAGTACAAAACACACAGAAATAAAGGAAAACCTACATCTTGTATAGGGACAGAACGAATCCTCACAGACTCAACCTCACCAAACTTCTTAAACTCCTTCAAAAGAGTCTTCTTTTTCACCTTGAGGGGCAAATTCCCAACGAAAACAGTCCTCAAGAGCTTATCCTCGTTATCAAAACCCTCCTTTGAAACCATCATATCAGCTGGGTCATCCAACGTCTTCCTCTTAATCCCAACGGTTTTATTCTCAATCCCTTCCTCCACAGCCCCATACTTCTTCTCCTCCCACTCTTTCTCAACTTCgtcccttttccttttcctcttccCTATCGCTTCTGCACCCACACTAAGGTCTTTTCCCTCGTCGGAATCGCGTTTCCTCTTCTTCCCCGGTTCCTCCAAAGGTTCGATTACGGAAACGGTGTCGGGGGCTGGGGCTGAGGTTTTGTCTTTGGTCCTCTTCCGCTTCTTCTCCTCGCTGGAATCGGTGTTCACGGGGTGGTCGCCATTGTTAGGGTTTTGAGTGCGGTTTGTTGAGTAAGAAAGTGGAGCGGATTTTCTTCGAAAGGGATTGTCATCGGAAAATAGAGAGGCAGCGGCGGTTGCGGTGGTCTGTTCCGGCGCGTTGGCGAAGAGTTTGCTGAAAATGCTGGAAGGGGTTGAAACGGCGTCGGTTTCGGAGGATTGTTGCGggttcttttgtttcttcttacCCATTTCGTGAATTTGATTGGGACGAAGGAATTGGAAATCGGTGGTGGAGTTGTTCACAAAAACGGAGTTTTTGAAAGGCAGAAACCCTAGAATCGGTTTAAGGTGGAAGGAGGGAAGGTAAATGCAATTGTCAGGTAGACaacttcaaaaatatattttaacaaaaaaaaaaaaccttgaaaagaacaaaaatatttatcattatttttctacCAAGTACCAACTAAGGatgtcttaattattatttattattaaaaatattatctattatcaataaaaaaaatattattcattaataaatgTATAGATTAATTCACGATTAAAAAACTTATCAACaaagtataaataatatatgcatttattatcatttaattataaattattttacacaataaaaaatatttttataataattattttaaaagttatattaaatttgattttattgtttaataatattaaattttttacataataatacatgttattaacaaaaataaatagcaGGATATGCTATTAATTTGTGTGAGggtgaattattataataagtttaaaatatcattaaacaAATTTAGTTACAACTTACAAATAACCTATTTTACGGTAAAAGCAAACGCAGCACTCCCaattaggcatcaatagcaaaaCAATAAtgtataatgtttattttaaatttgacgaGTACACTGAGTGTTACCGAGAATCATAAATTCTACAaaattatagttattttttatcttttaaatactACAAATAGTTgccttaaaaaaactaaatttaacatgtattaaataaaatattttttaaattttctcaaCTTTCAACGTAACTAGTTGTGAAtttaagtattaaatatataattacatcaaatattttttaaaaataaccataTTATCTATAGTAGTCCTATTTAACTTTAACACTGttctttttagttaaaaaaacttgtgaacttaaaaaaaaataatgtcattaatatattattggtCTCAGtagaatttattttgattaacgtattaaatttgagtcttgtaattaaaaaaatatgatggaAATAAATAATCTCATTAAAAGTGAATTAGTCAAGTTCATTGAAGACTAATCATTAACAAAGCTTGAGACACTTACCAATATTATGGTGatctaaataataatatttcctCCTAAACTAAGATTAATTTGGTGCTCCAAAATAATAGTAGTCTTaggttgttattttaaaaaaataatcgttAATATGGTAGATCCTTTAATCGTTTAATATggttattatgttttaaaaaacatataatcttaaaaaatttaaattatttgattcatGACTtccttataaataaattttgcctGCGACCTTGTTCACACCAAGTGTTGGTCATTGAGTTGGAATTTTTCACTTCTTCGGGCAAGTTTGCCTAAGACTACAACATGAATAAGACAATTCACAATTTTCTTACATCCTACTTCATTAATAGGATACACGACGTGTTGTTGATTTTTATCAATTTCATCATAAATTATGTTAACTCTTCTTCATTAAAAACAAAGGCACTGAAATGTCTACCAGCCGAATAGTCTGGGTTGGTCAAGAATTGACTAGCTTCATTTAGTCATTAGGCTCAGTCGAATGACAAGCAAAGAATATACAATCCCTCGAACTCAAATGCTTAAgcataaaaactaaaagcaaatcagaatgaataaaataatcacttttttGGTTATTGTAATTGACCCAATAAGAACCTAAGGGCGTTAAAAAATAGAAGTGCTCTATGTGGAATCAGGAGAAAGAGCAAAACAAATTCAGattttcttcttcatcaatgtccTATTACAACAGGCAAGGGAgatgataataaaagaaaaaacccATCAGCCGTTTAGGGTAAATTACCActttggttttcaaaaatgtAATCTATTGTCAGTTGTGTTATCAAAATGTCATTTAAGTATGTGAAAGTGCAATTCGTCTATTACTTCAATCAACTGTTAAAAAATAACTTCTgagatttagaagaaaaaaattatcacagaAACGGTTTTCTAAAAGCTGAGACAAACACATGCATATCCCAATTGATTATGTTGGTGATTTCCTTCAATTATTGTTACAAATTATACGCTTCATTTATCAAATGGCATCAGAGACTCAAAGGGGAAGATGCAAGTGAAATAAAACAGTGTGTGTATGCTGTCATCCATTACATTGGATCATTGAAATATAGCATTCCCTTTCCCCACTACTGGAAATTATATGCGACGAATTAAAAGACTGGACAATCATGGCAATTTATGGTGTGGCTCGCTTTATTTTTGTCTGCAATAAAAAGGGAGCTGAATTGATAAAGATAAAGACAGATATTTTTCTAAAAGGTCAGACGGTGGTATAATTACTTTTTGAATAAACTCTTACTTTCTTTCTTAAATGCATCctaaaataatacttaaaaaaaatatatgaaattatgataagtagtttttatatattgaaaatactTTAAATTAGTATCtgaattgataaatattttatataattttattgcttTGGGGactaaataagagaaaaaatagaacttAAAGGACTAAATTAgtgatttgtttttcattttataccTAATTTCGTCTTTATCTCACATTTATTccattatttttctcaaatggttttatatcttttatgtctttatttgtttcatttatcAGTATCGTTTCCTTTATTTGTTCTCTCTATCgcgtttgtttgttttttcatgCACCCAAAAATAGAGGTTACGTACGTAAAACATTTTCCTTACTTAATCTACTCTACTGTAGCTGCAATGAAAGGAAAGCTGAATTGGGaagatatttttctaaaagGTCAGCATAGCATGGtcgtataaaattaattacttaatcTGCTGTAGTTTGATGAGATGTTTTCTGTTCAATTGGGGAAAAGGTAGGCCCGATTTAATCGTTAATACTTGATATTTGATAGGCATATTGCTGTCTCTATATTAGTAAAGCAGCTTGAAAGCCTAATCCAAAATTATATTGGATTTCTACTTCAAAAAGGGACTTCCAAGTTGCAATTACGCACGCTAAATATGTTCAAAACAATAGGCATCGAGTCATTAACAAAACAGAGTTTTAACATGAGTGCGCCCCCGCACAAAGGAATTAACCGTAGTAAGTAATAACTTATGATTTCTATCAAAAGAAGGTTTCCACTTTAATTCAATCCTACAACAAAATTAGCGCTTATATAaggtaaaaattatataatttaactcgaaattatttttattcaatgtaaaatttaatatgtCTCATTTTTCTTATGACTATATGAACGAATATCATGTGAGATTTTCCACACACAATTTCCCATTAAATCGATTTGGTCATTTAAAGAATTCAATTCAGAAACACAaactttaaaacttattttcggTCGCTAACTAAAAACACTTATCTCAACACACCACAGAAACGTATTAAGTAGATTCAAGAACGAAAATTAActataataatatcatcaaaataccgCAAAGAGTTACATGTACAAACAAGTTACATTACATGGTACAGGCTGTAGAAGGAACAAGAAGGAACGAAAAGGACACACAGAGGTTTCGCTTTCAGTTCAGTCTCTCATCTTCTAGTGGTATGGCCTTTTTGTAGCTTACAGTTAGATACATCAAACAAAGGATaccatttattataattattattattattataaaatattataatcgtGTAACGCCAGTTAGAACTATAACACGCATGTGACATTCTCGAACCCCCTAATAagttaactaaattaataaattaaaaagcaacGATCATCTCCGTCGCCGTTATCTCCGTCGCTCCTCCGTtaacttcttcttcctcctcctcctcctccgctTCCCACATGAAGTGCGCATACGATCCCAGCACCGTACtgcatataaaattaataaaaacaattattaattattatcgtTATTCCCTGTTTGGGTAAGATGTGAGATTGATTAATTCAGATTATAGATTATAAAATACCAATCATTAGGAGCGGCGTGAATGGCTTGGTCAAAGTAAGATTTGGCTCTATCTTCGTCTCTCTGCGTTTCCCAAATAAGCGTTCCGTAGAGAGAAAGCAATTCGCCATCGCCAGGGTTCGCGAGAATCGCTCTTCCGTAAAATTCCTCTGCTCTCACCGTGTCTTTCTCCACCTGTCAAAATTCAAATcgttcactctctctctctctctttttttttttcttattcatccAATGATTGGTTTGTTGGAGGAACGGTTTAACGCACCTCGTGGAGAAATTTGCCGTAGTTTCTCAGCAGAAGCGCGTCCGTCGGATTAGACCTCAACATTTCCTCGTAGTACGCGCCGATTTTCATCCTCTCGCCGCCGTTTCCGCCGGTGATAGGCGCACCGCGGTGGAATCCACCGTCTCCTTCTCCGAATTGTAGATCCTCCGGCCGGATTCCGAGCTTGCGCGGAGCGGCGTCGGAGAGGAAGTCTTCTTCGTGAGGTACGATTGGTGAAAACGAGGGCGATCCGGTTCGGTTCAGATCCCGGCGAACGCCGAAATTCTCGTCGTCGCGCTCCGACGAGGATCTGCGGTTGTTGGAGTGGGAAGAATGGATTGAAAACCTGGGAGAATGCGCGTGGCTCTTGTCGCCGGAGAAGGAGGCTTGGCGCGTGAGTGAGACTCGCGGTGAACCGGGGAGAACCGTGTTCTGGACCGGCACGGAGCCGGTTCGGATGAGAGAAGCttgcatagttttttttatgagacTCTTTAGGTTTGAGTGTGGAAAAGATCGATCACCCCTCACTTCTATAAAAGTGTTCAACGAACACCCTTTATGCATTGGGTGGTTAATGGTCATGGCTAAACACACGTAATTTTCTAAACGAATATTGGCCGTTGATCCGCTGAAAAGGTTGACCTTACTGGGCTCTAGATTACGACACGCGTCGGGATGCACGTGCACTTCTGAATTCTGATGCcaaattatagtattttttgggtacagaagtatttaattatttattactatacaagttttattatCTTTTCAGTGTGAGAATTTAAGAATGTGTTTTTTGTAACACAAGCGTTCGTAGGAAAAGGCCcctttaaaattgttttatgaaGGAAAAATTCGTTTTATTTTACTTCCtgcttaaattataattaaatgaaacaaGGAACAAAATACTTGAATGAACATTATAAGGTTATAAGCAGTGAATTGATCATGTAAAAAAACCCTAAATTGATTTAGTAGttgataatttgattaaaaataatacaggTTTTGAAAGTGGCTTTTCTATGGGAGGGAGGTGCTAAAACCACGGGAAGGGTGATTAAGTTTAGATATTACGCCACGTTGATAAAGAATCGCGTCATCAAAACAAGGTGAGGCTACCACATTACAATTTGCAAAAATTTACAGTGCAATTTACAAGTCTTATCCACTTTTTGTGAATCTTGTGAATGGGGCAAGCAAGGTAGAATTGTCAAACAAGTGACAAGAGTTCTAtttatatgataataataataataatgaacagattaatcattaaaaagtgTTCCTATGTTAGTTTTATATTTGTGTGTATGTTCTTAGAATATATAATGTAAGAAACCTAGATAAACATCCATCATTTATTATTCATGTCTTGAACTCAAGAAGGATTTGATTTGAGAAGtgtgttaaaaataattcaagtcCCACATTGATTAAACTCTCACCCCTTGAATTAATTTTTGGGGTTCAATTAGGTCTCTCATATTATTCATTCTAAGATATCGGTTATCCTTACCTTATTAATTCTATCTTAAGATTATCTCATGTCAATATAAGACTTGGGTATTTCccaatatatgttttatttttttccgtGTTAGATAAATCACAGACAGAAATGCAGTAATGGTACGGTACAAGTGCTTTCCTTTCCTATGTTCTCAAATGGTTTTTCTAGCGAAAATGGTTTCGTCTGAAATACAGACAAAATCGAGTTGAAAAAGTCAATTTAGAAAGGAAATAGAAGGTTGCTTTTCTAACAGTGAACCAACCGGATAAGGTTCATCTCATTTTTGCTATACTCTGCCCTTGCCAGTATGGTAGTATTCATTATAAGCCAAGAtgacataatttaaattttgtagtaatacaaataaatacaCTTCATTTTTCGTTTTTGTTTCTGTAGAGAAGGAAATTTATCCTATTTCACGTTAGGTAAATATATTACTaactatcaattaaaatttataataacactaacaaataaatttgaagatgtatattaatttgatttaattatttatacatgcagaaacttctttttctctctttttcaataaaaaaagatatatgtttggatttttatataaaatacgaTGCacgaattttaagaaaaattcaaatagttcctaaatttaattttgtcccAAAAAAGTCTGTTTACACTATAAAACAAATACCCAGTTGCTGAAAATTTTAACAATGCATAGCCCCGTTTTGTCATGGGTGCACATGCATTGCATCTGCATGAAGTTACTTGGAAAGTGAGTCTGATATTTCTCCATTTGGGTAACACGTGTACTCACTGGCTCATGTGAGATCACATGATATAACATTCTATAAGGCATAAGCCCAACGAGTGCCACTTGGATATATTCACGTCGATTAacttgatttgaatttttttcgaccaaaaagcaaaaaacatTATTCGAATTTCATATACTCGcttggaaaaaaaatcagcatATTGCCCGAGttatgttttagttttgttttaaatacaattttagttccttaataaattgtgtttttcatttggattttcttaaaattattttttatttgggttccgattaaattttttagagtattaattattaaaaaaagtaatacatatttaagaattaattatatcggcataaaaatagtattttatagtataaaataatatatactataatttatcacttttttaaagacaaaaaaaatcaaaccaaatggATTTAGTCTATgccttagtaaaaaaatatattgattgtaatttttataattcaattaTTCCTTGATTAAACTATGGGCCAAACGAAGTTATTGCATCGCTACAGGCCCAATCAAGTCATAGTCATCTGTTTAGCCCACCATAACCAAAAAAGggagattgattttattttacgcACATGCGGCCCAGCGCATATAATTTATAAACcctcaatttatattttacagTAACTTCtattttaagagtttaatgaTTATTCTCTTCGCACATGATATCAGCTTTTCCTTtagatgttaaaaaatatatttaccaattatgaatatttaaaaaaataaagagtaattatttgataaattaaatcaatttattaaaagtaattaatttttttaaaaataactattttttttatcttattacgTCTTTCTTCAgtataaaaattactaattatcTTACCACGACTTTtactatgttattttatatttataaattcttcctcttcttctataTTAGTATAGTTTAGGTTTTTGTAAGTGTGTGTCTGTTGCTGATGATGCAATTGGGTTTAGAGAAGCCCATTGAGTTGGGCTTTTAAGAGTTAGTTCggataataaaaattttatttgtgatgTATATAATATTGAGTATAATTGAACATATTTTAAGAGATGAaacatcttattttaaaatgaaaaaaattaaatttgaaccatataattatatatgaagaATTAAGATTTAATATTAAAAGTCACATGATTTTTTAAGTGAGGacatgatattaaattttgattattcatatttagttatataatttaaatttaattttttttatttttatataagatatttttctctTGCATGATATCTTTTCGAGGGtagaatgattttctttatttcattatataatatCATAAGGATGGTGAATATAATAATTCACGAAATTTCATAATATAATAGCATAAGGATGGTGAGTTAACGAGACTCACTTTCACACCTCTACTTTTTAGCTTAGTTTTTACTCTCTTTccggaaaagaaaagaaaagaaaaaaaaaaactggtagAAATGGAGAAGACTTGTAAAAAAAGGGGCTAGCCACTAGCAAGTTGCCGGTTTTGTCTTTCCTAAATACGAGGCCATCACAATTGAAAGATGCACTTTAAGGTTATAGTCCATTATGGACTGAGTTGTTGCATAggttatttttattaagatttcaatttcaattaggAAAAGGGAAAAGTTCCATGATGGCTGCATAACGGACCAAAACTTGCTTCaacatcttcttctttttttttttccactttctTTTTGTAACCCTCTTAAGAAACGTTTGCTAttgtaattgaataataaaagtAGTTTCTAACAAAACAAATATCCAATAGTATAATGTGGTCAATATTTCCATGTACTTgaaaaatgtgatatttttatatgCAGTTTCTTATGACATGCTGTTTTCTCCAGAGTAATATTGATTATAGAACATTTTTTtgacaatatttttaatacatttttttattgaaccacgtcacttgttttattttacacTTCGTCTTATTTCTCTATCTTACATATTGTTAAAATTTGTTG contains:
- the LOC100784494 gene encoding nucleolar protein 12 → MGKKKQKNPQQSSETDAVSTPSSIFSKLFANAPEQTTATAAASLFSDDNPFRRKSAPLSYSTNRTQNPNNGDHPVNTDSSEEKKRKRTKDKTSAPAPDTVSVIEPLEEPGKKRKRDSDEGKDLSVGAEAIGKRKRKRDEVEKEWEEKKYGAVEEGIENKTVGIKRKTLDDPADMMVSKEGFDNEDKLLRTVFVGNLPLKVKKKTLLKEFKKFGEVESVRIRSVPIQDTKKPRKGAILAKKINDAADSVHAYIVFKTEQSAQASLAHNMSLVEGNHIRVDRACPPRKKHKGESTPLYDNKRTVFVGNLPFDVKDEELYKLFCGISNLESSIEAIRVVRDPHLNVGKGIAYVLFKTKEAAKFVVKKRNLKLRDRELRLCHAKADATPSKRPNPSSAHAPSTPAKRPNPSAHAPSTPAKKFSVASRSPSSSNNMSKSNRKTNTSYQGLRATKSDVHKKIQGGEKPKERKTKRPSVAARKAKANLVKQSDLPKQAGMKRKVDSRTPDSTLRNRKVKKNR
- the LOC100788211 gene encoding uncharacterized protein, producing the protein MTINHPMHKGCSLNTFIEVRGDRSFPHSNLKSLIKKTMQASLIRTGSVPVQNTVLPGSPRVSLTRQASFSGDKSHAHSPRFSIHSSHSNNRRSSSERDDENFGVRRDLNRTGSPSFSPIVPHEEDFLSDAAPRKLGIRPEDLQFGEGDGGFHRGAPITGGNGGERMKIGAYYEEMLRSNPTDALLLRNYGKFLHEVEKDTVRAEEFYGRAILANPGDGELLSLYGTLIWETQRDEDRAKSYFDQAIHAAPNDCTVLGSYAHFMWEAEEEEEEEEVNGGATEITATEMIVAF